One Desulfovibrio aminophilus genomic region harbors:
- a CDS encoding YbaB/EbfC family nucleoid-associated protein, with product MKGMNEMLRQAQIMQKKLLATQEGLKAKVVEAASGGGMVTVQANGGQELVSVAIDPSVVASGDVEMLQDLVLAAANEALKKAKELMEQEMGQVTGGMRIPGLF from the coding sequence ATGAAGGGCATGAATGAGATGCTGCGGCAGGCGCAGATCATGCAGAAGAAGCTGCTCGCCACCCAGGAGGGCCTGAAGGCCAAGGTCGTGGAGGCCGCCAGCGGCGGCGGCATGGTCACGGTCCAGGCCAACGGCGGCCAGGAGCTCGTCTCCGTGGCCATCGATCCCTCCGTGGTCGCCTCGGGCGACGTGGAGATGCTCCAGGATCTGGTCCTGGCCGCGGCCAACGAGGCCCTCAAGAAGGCCAAGGAGCTCATGGAGCAGGAGATGGGGCAGGTCACGGGCGGCATGCGCATCCCGGGCCTGTTCTAG